The genomic DNA GATTGGGAGTTAGTAAAAAATAAATGGGCTTCTATCGGTTTTTCTTGTTCTTGCCATGTTTTACCCAATACACGTAAGCCCGTACCTCCATCAAAGATAAAGCGTTGCCCTGCTACATATATTTCTACACAAGCAGTATTACTACCATAACGGCAAGTATGGCTGTTTGGGGTAGGTGTTAAACCACGTACACCCCAGAACTTAACCCAGAAATCCCCTCTCAGGTGATGGAAAGAGGAATTTAATGGATTATTAACGTAGCTTTGGGAATCAGAACGCTCAAAATTTGACATTTTCCTTGAAATTAGAGCTTACTGAGCAAATCATCGTAGTTTCGTACTTCCTGCATCCGGTTTTTTTCATCCACAATGACGACTGTGGGAGAGAATTTGTTTAATTCCTCTAGTGTAAACTGCCCATAAGTCATTATAATCAGGCGATCGCCAATAATGCCTAGACGTGCTGCCGCCCCATTTAATTCAATCATCCCTGAGTTGGCTGGGGCTGGGATTGCATAAGTAATAAAACGCTGGCCATTAGCATTATTCACTACTTGTACTTGCTCGTAAGGTAAGATACCAGCTTGATCTAGAAGAACTTGATCAATGCTGATACTACCCACATAGTTAATGTTTGCCCCTGTGAGGGTACAGTTGTGAATTTTAGCCAAAAGGAGAGTGCGTTGCATTTCGTTATTTCGTTTGAGGTTGTTCTGCAACAACCAAGGGTAGTTGAAGTCTATTTATTCTATGGATATTTATTATAGATGGTAACATCCGTAACTGGTAAGTGGTAACTGGTAATTCAATTTTAGATTTTGGATTTTGGATGGTTCTTACTGAAATAAACTCTCATCTGCAACCTCAAACCTACAATTTTCTTACCCAGTCCCCAGTCCCCAGTCATCAGTCCCCATTACCCATGATTATTTCTGAGCAGCAGCAACAAACTTTTCTACCAATGGTAAAACCTGATCTACATTTTGCCAACCGAGAATTTTTGTCACTTTCTTTTCCAAGTTTTTGTAAGAACGGAAAAATTCAGCGATTTCATCTAAACGGTGACTGGCTATATCTTCTAAGGATTTTACATTGGCATAACGTGGATCTTTGTCGGGAACACAAAGAATTTTTTCATCGCGATCGCCACCATCTATCATTTCCAAGAAACCAATAGGTCTAGCAGGAATGATACAGCCAGGGAAGGTTGGTTCATCCATTAGAACCATCCCATCCAGGGGATCGCCATCATCAGCTAAGGTATTGGGTATAAACCCATAATCATAGGGGTATTTTACAGAGGAATAAAGTACCCGGTCTAGGGCAAAAGCGTTTAATTCCTTATCAAATTCGTATTTATTTTTACTTCCGCCTGGAATTTCAATCAATACATTAATCACACCCGGTTTAGGTTGGGCAGGAATAAGAGATAAATCCATAGCTACACTCCTTGGCTAAGATAACATTTTAATGAATTTAGGCAGAACCGAGTTTAGTTCCCCGTGTAAGATTTTAAGGCAATTGTGCATCTGTTCCCAAAGTCTTTCTTTAAAAAGCACAGATCCCCGATTAATAATTAAAACCGGAGATCTTGGTGTGTGGCTAGGCCACAATGGTTAATGATGACTAATATATGATTGCTATGGCATATTTAAAGTTTTGAGGTATTAACACTTATTTTCTACCTCTGGCTAAGTAATAGGTAAGGAACTCCTGATGATGCTGTACATCAGGGGAAGAAAAGTGAGAAATGATAAATAAGGGTACAATAAGGGTTGCTAGTGCGATTGTTGTTCCCAGTATATCTGCCAATCGTTGGGAGTATGTGTCGGGAGGTTTGGCAGACTGGCTATTTGAATTCATACAAAAATTTTTTTTGTTCCTATCACTTGTAGTTCCACGCTCTCAAAGAGAGTATTGATCCTATTCTAGCTATTTTTCTCAATTAAAATCTTGTGTTGCTAAAATTGTTATCCGGTTTGGAAACTGGCACATTGTGTTTTTATACATGACTGGTTTGCTACAGATAAAATATCAAAAACCTGAATCTTTTCTTAGGTAAATAATATCCTTCTCAAAGGCTGTTGACCTCAATCAGAGTTGCCTAGTTTTGTGATCATAATCACATAATCACCTTGTGCTTTTAATTTTGAGTTTAATAACTTCGTCGGAAAGTTTTGATACCTCCTAATCATAACACATTAACAAGGGTGCTGTGAGGTTAATTGAGCTTTTTTTAATTAGGTTTGATCAACCAGAAAATTTGCTAGACTCACATTTTATACACTTTGTGTTGATAATTACTCAAATGTATATACAGTAAAGCATACAAGGATTCCGGAAAACTACTCCTAAAAAATCGTGGCATTGTAACAGGACTTACCCCACAGATGAGGAACTTCCAAATAACAATACCTTGTCCAAATTGGAAAAACTATTGATTCTTAGGTTGGGTTGGGGAACGTTAACTTATCCCTGCGGGACACTGGGTGAACGCAGAGCAATCAGCATGAAACCCAAAAAATGGACAAGGTATTGGTAAACAACTAATTAATCATTGAGTTAGTGGGGGGAGAATAACCTGATGGTCTGGACTAGATGTAGGAATTTGATCCTTTATTTTTTTGGAGTTCCTTAAATTTGGGGGTTTTGAGGATATCTCTCAGCTTTTAACCTTTGCTGTAAGCAGTGATAGGTTCTTTGATGAAGCGAATATAAAGATGCTTGAATGTGGATCTAATTACACGAGGCATAGCAAAATCAATAGGTATTAACTTATCTGGTAAACGCCAATCATCAATTTGTAATAAATCAGGGGATAAATGGGGAAATTCAATTTCACTTAGTTCTGGACAAATTCCCAACCTTTGAGAAGCGGTAATGGTGGGAACTTGTAAAGGATTAATTTTGAGAACTGCCAACATTGTCCGATCTAAAGCAAATACATTATCTGATGCTGCTAAAACTCCTAAATCACGAGGTTCACCGCCACTTGGACCATTACCTTCGTGACCAATAATACCATCTAAAATGGTTAGATTTGGGTTAATTGCCCTAGCCGTTTCTACTAACATTTCCCCAAAACGATTAGCATCTTTACCTGCTTCCATATGCCACCAGGCCTTCATTTTTCCAGGCACACAACCAAACAGATTTTTTACCCCTAAAGTTACAGTTAATTGCATATGAGATTTAACTTTAGGCAGATTGATAATTACATCTGCTTCCATCGTTTCTTTTGATAGTAACAGATGATTAAAATTATCATTTACGGTTTGATAACGTTTTCCATGAAATTCGACAATAGGAATATTCAACTCCTCTAAAATAGGTAATAAACCATTAGCTATAGCGACACCTTTTGCACTACCA from Okeanomitos corallinicola TIOX110 includes the following:
- the panD gene encoding aspartate 1-decarboxylase, giving the protein MQRTLLLAKIHNCTLTGANINYVGSISIDQVLLDQAGILPYEQVQVVNNANGQRFITYAIPAPANSGMIELNGAAARLGIIGDRLIIMTYGQFTLEELNKFSPTVVIVDEKNRMQEVRNYDDLLSKL
- a CDS encoding inorganic diphosphatase; the protein is MDLSLIPAQPKPGVINVLIEIPGGSKNKYEFDKELNAFALDRVLYSSVKYPYDYGFIPNTLADDGDPLDGMVLMDEPTFPGCIIPARPIGFLEMIDGGDRDEKILCVPDKDPRYANVKSLEDIASHRLDEIAEFFRSYKNLEKKVTKILGWQNVDQVLPLVEKFVAAAQK
- a CDS encoding DUF362 domain-containing protein, with protein sequence MQTQQPSVSLIQAKSYEQQALRESLTTLLEPLGGIAAFVKPGNRVLLKPNLLTSSRPTKECTTRPELVRAVAEMVIEVGGKPFLGDSPAFGSAKGVAIANGLLPILEELNIPIVEFHGKRYQTVNDNFNHLLLSKETMEADVIINLPKVKSHMQLTVTLGVKNLFGCVPGKMKAWWHMEAGKDANRFGEMLVETARAINPNLTILDGIIGHEGNGPSGGEPRDLGVLAASDNVFALDRTMLAVLKINPLQVPTITASQRLGICPELSEIEFPHLSPDLLQIDDWRLPDKLIPIDFAMPRVIRSTFKHLYIRFIKEPITAYSKG